The window GGCCGGGCTCGGCTTCGACGTCGCGGGCTGGGCGCGCACCCCCAAGCAGGTGCCGGGTGTGACGACCCACGCCGGCACGGACGGGCTGGAAACGCTGCTGGCGCGCTCGGACATCCTAGTCTGCCTGCTGCCGCTGACCGACGCCACGCGCGGCATCCTCAACCGCACGACCCTGGAAAAGCTGCCGCCGGGCGCGTGCGTGGTGAACGTGGCGCGCGGCCAGCACCTCGTGCAGCCGGACCTGCTGGCGCTGCTCGACAGCGGCCACCTGGCCGGGGCGACGCTGGACGTGACCGACCCCGAGCCGCTGCCGGCCGCCGACCCCCTTTGGGCGCATCCGCGCGTGCTCGTCACGCCCCACGTCGCTGCCCCCACGAAGCCTGAGTCCGCGGTGCCCGAGATCGCGGGAAACGTTCGCCGCCTGGCGCGCGGCGAACCCCCGGCGCCGATCGTGAACCGGAATACCGGATATTAAGCCCGCGCATGCAAGGTTGGGGTGCTTGCCCCGCCGTGGCGGTAGCATGTAAGCGATGGAAAGCTGCCGGGCCGAGGGTCCGGGAATGGGGGGCGCGCCGCTGTCGCGTGCCGGATGGGGAGGAGCCATGACGCTGTCCGTCATCGTCGCCGACGACTCCACGCTCGGCCGCAAGCAGGTGATGCGCGCGCTGCCGGCGGACTGGGACGCCGAGGTGCGTCAGGCGAAGAACGGGGAGGAAACCCTGGCGGCTGTGCGCCAGGGCGCGGACCTGCTCTTCCTCGACCTCACGATGCCGGACTACACGGGCTTCGACGTGCTGCAGATGATGGGCGACGAAGGCATCGTCTGCCCCACCTTCGTGGTCTCCGCGGACGTGCAGCCCCGCGCCATCGAGCGCGCCAAGGGGCTGGGGGCGCTCACCTTCGTCGAAAAGCCGGTGGACGCGGAGAAGCTCCAGGCCGCGCTGGCAGAGCACGGGTTCCGCTGATGGTCGAGCCGCTCTCGGAAGATCAGGCGGACGCCCTCCAGGAGGTGACGAACGTCGCCATGGGCCGGGCGGCACGCTCGCTGTCCACCTTGCTGGACACCTTCGTCACCCTGGCGGTGCCGCGCGTGCAGGTGGTGGACGCCGCCAACGCCGCCGAGGCCGTGCAGGAAACCGCGCATCTCCCCGGCACGGTGACGGCCGTGCGCCAGGCCTTCTTCCACGGCCTGCGCGGGGAGGCGCTGACGCTCTTCGCGCCGGGCGGCGGCCACAACGTCGCCGATCTCCTGGGCCTCGACGCCGACGACGCGGATCAGCCGCCCGAGGACGAAATCCTCATCGAGACCTCCAACATCCTCGTGGGCGCGATCCTCAGCGGGCTGGGCGAACAGCTGGACACCCAGTTCAGCTACACGCCGCCGTCGGTGTTCGCCAAGAACACGCCCATGGACCGTGTGCTCGACCCAGGTGATCTGGAGTGGACGACGGCGCTGCTGGTGGAGGTGACCTTCACGCTGGAATCGCGCAACTTCGTCTGCCACGTCCTCGTGCTGCTGGCCGAAGACTCCATCGCCGTGATCCGCCAGGCGCTGGACCGGCTGCTTGAAGACTTGTAAATGACGCAGACCTCCGAACCCGGCCCCGACTTCGCCGCGCTGGTCGACAACATCAACGTCGGCATCGTGGTCGTGAACCGCGACTTCGAGATTGTGTCGTGGAACCGCTTCATGGCGGCGCACAGCGGCCACGGCGCCGACGCGGTGGTGGGCCGGAACATCTTCGAGGCGTTCCCGGAGCTGCCGCAGCGCTGGCTCAAGCAAAAGCTGCGCAGCGTCTTCCTGCTCAACCACCAGGCCTTCTCGTCCTGGGAACACCGGCCCTATCTTTTCGAATTCCCGCACAACCGCCCCATCACGGGCGGCGTGGACGCGATGCGCCAGGACTGCACCTTCTTCCCCATTCCGGACGACAGCGGCGAGCCGGCCTACGTCTGCATCACCATCTTCGACATGACGGACGCCAGCATCTACCAGGAGCGCCTGCAGCGCACGAAGCAGGACCTGGAGGAGCTGAGCGCGCGCGACCGGCTGACGTGGCTGTACAACCGCGGCCAGTTCGAAACCGAGCTGCACGCCGCCTTCAAGCACCGCGAGCGCCACGGCGGGCATTTGGCGGTAATCCTGCTGGACATCGACCACTTCAAGACGATCAACGACCACCAGGGCCACGACACCGGCGACGCCGTGCTGCGCCACCTCGCCGTGTGCATCCGCGACAGCATCCGCGCCAGCGACGTGGCCGGCCGCTTCGGCGGGGAGGAGTTCGCGCTCTTCCTGCCGGAGACCGACATCGCCGGCGCGCGCGCCGCCGCCGAACGCCTGCGCCAGCACATCCACGAACACCCGGCCGAGCACAACGGCATGGCCGTCGGCATCACGGTCAGCATGGGCGTCAGCGAGGCCACCGACGGCATGCCGGACCCGGAGGCCCTGATGAAGGAGGCCGACCTGGCCCTGTATCAGGCCAAGGAAGCCGGCCGCGACCGCATCGTCGTGTACGGGGAAAACGGCGCCGGCTAACGCGTCGCCTCGCCGGCTTCAGTACGCCCGGGCGGTGGAAAAGCGCAGGGCTTCCAGCAGGGCGTCCTTGATGGGGCCGTCGGCGAAGCCGGAAATGGCCTCGCGCGCGTCGCGGGCGTAGCTCTCCGCCCGGGCGATGCCGGCGTCCAGCGCGCCGTGGCGGTGCAGCAGCTCCATGGCGTGGGCCATATCGCCCTCGCGCTGGTCCAGCTCCTCCAGGCAGCGGCGCCAGAAGGCACGCTCCCGCTCGTCGCCGCGCGCGAAGGCGTGCACGACGGGCAGGGTGATCTTGCCCTCGCGGAAGTCGTCGCCCACGCGCTTGCCCAGTTTTTCCGCCTCGGCGGAGTAGTCGAGCACGTCGTCGACCAATTGGAAGGCAATGCCGAGCCCGCGCCCGAAGCGCTCCAGCGCCTTTTCCTCGGCCCGCGGGCGCTCGGCGACCACCGCGCCCACGCGCGCGGCGGCGGCGAAGAGCGCGGCCGTCTTGGCGGTGATGACGTCGAGGTAATCGCCCTCGTCCGTCTCGGTGTCGTTGGCGGTGAGGAGCTGGTTGACCTCGCCCTCGGCGATCACGGCCGAGGCGTCGGAGAGGATGCGCAGCACGTCCAGCGAGCCGTCGGCCACCATGAGCTGGAAGGCGCGCGAGAAGAGGAAGTCGCCCACCAGCACGCTTGCCTGGTTGCCCCACAGGGAGTTCGCCGTGTCCAGCCCGCGGCGGAGCTGGCTTTCGTCGACGACGTCGTCGTGCAGCAGCGTGGCGGTGTGGATGAACTCGACGCTCGCCGCGAGGCCGATGTGGCGCGAGCCCGTGTGGCCGCACATGCGCGCGGTGGCGAGCGTGAGCAGGGGGCGCAGGCGCTTGCCGCCGGCTGCCACGATGTGCCCCGCGAGCTGCGGAATCAGCGGCACGTCCGACTGCATCCGCTGAACGATCGTGGCGTTGACCTGCTCCAGGTCGTCCGCCATCAGCCGGTGCAGCGGGGTCAGGCCGGTTTCGCCCGTCACGGTTCCGGTCGCTGGTGCGCTGGCCGCCAAGTGCGCGTCCGTCGCTGGTGGGTGGCCGGGGGCTGCGCCCCGCTCCGGTTCGTGGTCGGGCACGCCGTGCCCCGATCGCGTTCGTGGCCCGGGCCGGCCCGCGCAGGGGACATTGCCGCTGCCGCGCCGCGACTGTATCACAGCCGGTAGCACATCTGGGCCGCAGGCCAAACGCCTTTGTGCGGCGGGGACAATAGGCGGGGGCGCGCCCGGGTCAAGTGCCCCGCCCGCGGCGCCGGAAAGGGCTCGGCATGCGCGAACTGGTGCGCACCAACGACGTGGTCTGGCTGTCCTGGCTGCAGGCGCTGCTCTCCGACGCGGGGATCGAAGCGGTCGTGCTGGACACCCACGCCTCGGTGCTGGAGGGCTCCATCTCCGCCATTCAGCGGCGGCTGTGCGTGCACGCCGACGACCACGCGCGGGCGCTGCGCACCCTTCAGGACGCGGGCGAGATCAGCAGCTCCACCCCATGAGCGCGGACGTCCGGGAAGACGCATTGCTGGACGGGCGGGTGCGCCTGCGCCAACCGGCCGCAGGGTATCGCGCCGCCGTCGATCCCGTGCTGCTGGCCGCTGCGGTGCCGGCGCGGGCGGGGGAGCGCGTGCTCGACCTTGGCTGCGGCGTCGGCCCGGCGGCCTTGTGCCTGCTGGCGCGCATGCCGGGCGCGTGGGCGGCGGGGCTGGAGATCCAGGCCGAGCTGGCGGCGCTGGCGCGCGAGAACGCGGCGCTCAACGGCCGCGCGGACGCGCTGGGGATCGCGGTGGGCGACGTGGGCCGGCCGCCCTTCCGCGCGGGCGCCTTCGACCACGTCATGGCCAACCCGCCGTACCAGCGCGCCGGCCACGGCCGCGCGCCCGCCGATGCGGTCGCCAACGTCGAGGGCGTGGCCAAGCTCCCCGACTGGCTGGCGGCGATGGCGGCGCTGGTGCGCCCGCGCGGCAGCGTCAGCGTCGTCCACCGCGCCGACCGCCTGGACGAGGTGATGCGCGGCCTCCCGGCCTCGCTGGGCGAGGTGACGGTGATCCCGCTGTGGCCCGGCCCCGGCACGGCGGCCAAGCGCGTCATCGTGCGCGCCCGGCGCGGCGTGCGCACCCCGGCGAGCCTGACGGCCGGCCTCGTCCTGCACGCGGCCGACGGCCGCTACACCCCGGCCGCCGAGGCGGTGCTGCGCGGCGGTGAGGCGTTGTCTGTTTGAGCTTGGCACGGCGGGCTGCATCGGGCATCCCCGGATACATGGTGAATCGGCCGAACGTGGAGACTTGGCCCCTGATCCGCCGCTTGCCGCCGGTCGTCTCGGTGGTGCGGCTGCAGGGGGCCATCGGCGCGGCGGGCACGCTGCGCGGCGGCATGACGCTCGCCGGTTTGGCGGGGCCGCTGTACCGCGCCTTCAAGACGCCGCGCGTGAAGGCGGTGGCGCTGGCGATCAACTCGCCCGGCGGCTCGCCCGTGCAGTCGGCGCTGCTGGCCCAGCGCATCCGCGACCTGGCGCGCGAGCACGACGTGCCCGTCTACGCCTTTTGCGAGGACGCGGCGGCCTCGGGCGGCTACTGGCTGGCGTGCGCGGCCGATCAGATCCACGCGCACCCCAGTTCCATCGTCGGCTCCATCGGCGTGGTCAGCGCGGGCTTCGGTTTTCCCGAGCTGCTACGCCGCCACGGCGTCGAGCGCCGCGTCTACACGAGCGGCGAGAAGAAGGTCATCCTCGACCCCTTCGAGGAGGAGGACCCCGACGACGTCGCGCGCTTGAAGGGCATCCAGGCCGACATCCACGAACAGTTCAAGGCCATGGTGCGCGAACGCCGCGGCGGCAAGCTGCACGCGGACGAAGCCGACATCTTCTCCGGCGCCTTCTGGACGGGGCAGCGCGCCTTCGAGCTCGGGCTCGTGGACGGCCTGGGGGAGATGCGGAGCACGCTGCGCGGCATCTACGGCCCGCGCGTGCGCCTGCGCGAGGTGCCGATCCAGCGCAAGCTCTTCGGCCGAATCCCGATCGGCGGCCGTTCGACACCGGCCGCGGACACGGGCGGCGGCACCTGGACCGGCGACGTGCTGGCGGGCTTGGAAGAGCGCGCGCTGTGGGGCCGCTACGGCTTGTGAGGTACGCCGCCCTGCGAGGTGTCGCGCCGCGGCGGTTGTGTGGCACGCTGAAATTCACGCAGTGCGGCGCAAGGGGGCACCGGCATGCTTCGCGACGCGGCCATCGGATTTGCCGGCGGGGCGCTGGGCGGGCTGGTGAACGCGCTCTTCGTCTGGATCGTGGGCCTGCTCGGCATCACGGCGGCGCTGGGGATCGACGTGGCGCCGCCCCTGGCCTCGGGGATGATCTACAGCAAGATCACCTGGGGCGGGGTGTTCGGCTTCTTCTTCCTGGCCCCCTTCCTGCAGCGCTGGCGGCTGGTGCAGGGGCTGGTCATCTCGCTGCTGCCCAGCTTGGTCCAGCTCGTGATCGTCTTCCCGGTGAAGACGGACGCCGGTTTCCTGGGGCTCGGCCTGGGCGGGCTGACGCCCGTGTTGGTGCTCGTGGCGAACGCGGTCTGGGGGCTGGCCGCCGGGGCGGTCGTGCTGCTGGCGGAACGCGGCCTGCCGGCGCGGGCGGGGCGCGGTGAAGGCCAGCACGCCCGGGTCTGACCGGCAGGGCCGTCCTGGCGTGGGCTGCGTCCTTTCGGGGGCGCGCGGCCGGGCGTGTACGGCTTGACGCTTGCCACCGCGCGCCGTCATATACCCGGCATGTTTCTCAAGCTCTTGGTGCTGGTCGCGGTGGT is drawn from Limimonas halophila and contains these coding sequences:
- a CDS encoding response regulator, whose translation is MTLSVIVADDSTLGRKQVMRALPADWDAEVRQAKNGEETLAAVRQGADLLFLDLTMPDYTGFDVLQMMGDEGIVCPTFVVSADVQPRAIERAKGLGALTFVEKPVDAEKLQAALAEHGFR
- a CDS encoding putative signal transducing protein, which gives rise to MRELVRTNDVVWLSWLQALLSDAGIEAVVLDTHASVLEGSISAIQRRLCVHADDHARALRTLQDAGEISSSTP
- a CDS encoding sensor domain-containing diguanylate cyclase, whose protein sequence is MTQTSEPGPDFAALVDNINVGIVVVNRDFEIVSWNRFMAAHSGHGADAVVGRNIFEAFPELPQRWLKQKLRSVFLLNHQAFSSWEHRPYLFEFPHNRPITGGVDAMRQDCTFFPIPDDSGEPAYVCITIFDMTDASIYQERLQRTKQDLEELSARDRLTWLYNRGQFETELHAAFKHRERHGGHLAVILLDIDHFKTINDHQGHDTGDAVLRHLAVCIRDSIRASDVAGRFGGEEFALFLPETDIAGARAAAERLRQHIHEHPAEHNGMAVGITVSMGVSEATDGMPDPEALMKEADLALYQAKEAGRDRIVVYGENGAG
- a CDS encoding chemotaxis protein CheC, yielding MVEPLSEDQADALQEVTNVAMGRAARSLSTLLDTFVTLAVPRVQVVDAANAAEAVQETAHLPGTVTAVRQAFFHGLRGEALTLFAPGGGHNVADLLGLDADDADQPPEDEILIETSNILVGAILSGLGEQLDTQFSYTPPSVFAKNTPMDRVLDPGDLEWTTALLVEVTFTLESRNFVCHVLVLLAEDSIAVIRQALDRLLEDL
- a CDS encoding S49 family peptidase, with protein sequence MNRPNVETWPLIRRLPPVVSVVRLQGAIGAAGTLRGGMTLAGLAGPLYRAFKTPRVKAVALAINSPGGSPVQSALLAQRIRDLAREHDVPVYAFCEDAAASGGYWLACAADQIHAHPSSIVGSIGVVSAGFGFPELLRRHGVERRVYTSGEKKVILDPFEEEDPDDVARLKGIQADIHEQFKAMVRERRGGKLHADEADIFSGAFWTGQRAFELGLVDGLGEMRSTLRGIYGPRVRLREVPIQRKLFGRIPIGGRSTPAADTGGGTWTGDVLAGLEERALWGRYGL
- a CDS encoding polyprenyl synthetase family protein, with product MADDLEQVNATIVQRMQSDVPLIPQLAGHIVAAGGKRLRPLLTLATARMCGHTGSRHIGLAASVEFIHTATLLHDDVVDESQLRRGLDTANSLWGNQASVLVGDFLFSRAFQLMVADGSLDVLRILSDASAVIAEGEVNQLLTANDTETDEGDYLDVITAKTAALFAAAARVGAVVAERPRAEEKALERFGRGLGIAFQLVDDVLDYSAEAEKLGKRVGDDFREGKITLPVVHAFARGDERERAFWRRCLEELDQREGDMAHAMELLHRHGALDAGIARAESYARDAREAISGFADGPIKDALLEALRFSTARAY
- a CDS encoding tRNA1(Val) (adenine(37)-N6)-methyltransferase, which gives rise to MSADVREDALLDGRVRLRQPAAGYRAAVDPVLLAAAVPARAGERVLDLGCGVGPAALCLLARMPGAWAAGLEIQAELAALARENAALNGRADALGIAVGDVGRPPFRAGAFDHVMANPPYQRAGHGRAPADAVANVEGVAKLPDWLAAMAALVRPRGSVSVVHRADRLDEVMRGLPASLGEVTVIPLWPGPGTAAKRVIVRARRGVRTPASLTAGLVLHAADGRYTPAAEAVLRGGEALSV
- a CDS encoding 2-hydroxyacid dehydrogenase, whose product is MSFLVQSIDGDAEQWRSLLHAALPDHTIRVYPDDLDDPASVRHALVWQPPAGLLASLPNLEAIFSMGAGVDHILRDPELPADVPIVRLADAGLRQGMVEYVTLAVLRHHRALRGYIEQQAQRRWAEIPVPLAGGRRVGILGLGELGQACATALAGLGFDVAGWARTPKQVPGVTTHAGTDGLETLLARSDILVCLLPLTDATRGILNRTTLEKLPPGACVVNVARGQHLVQPDLLALLDSGHLAGATLDVTDPEPLPAADPLWAHPRVLVTPHVAAPTKPESAVPEIAGNVRRLARGEPPAPIVNRNTGY